In one window of Microtus pennsylvanicus isolate mMicPen1 chromosome 2, mMicPen1.hap1, whole genome shotgun sequence DNA:
- the Ghrh gene encoding somatoliberin, with amino-acid sequence MPLWVFFVILTLTSGSHCSLPTSLPFRMRRYADAIFTNSYRKVLGQLSARKLLQDIMSRQQGERNQEGTRIRPGRQVDSMWVDHRQVALESLLVALLQKHSRNSQG; translated from the exons ATGCCACTCTGGGTGTTCTTTGTGATCCTCACCCTCACCAGTGGCTCCCACTGCTCACTGCCCACCTCACTGCCCTTCAG GATGAGGCGATATGCAGATGCCATCTTCACCAACAGCTACAGGAAAGTTCTGGGCCAGCTGTCTGCCCGCAAACTGCTCCAGGACATCATGAGCAGGCAGCAGGG GGAGAGGAACCAGGAAGGAACCAGAATACGGCCTGGCCGGCAGGTGGACAGCATGTGGGTGGACCACAGGCAGGTGGCGCTGGAGAGCCTCTTGGTAgccctgttgcagaagcacag CAGGAATTCCCAAGGATGA